A genomic window from Xyrauchen texanus isolate HMW12.3.18 chromosome 15, RBS_HiC_50CHRs, whole genome shotgun sequence includes:
- the LOC127655831 gene encoding keratin-associated protein 5-1-like translates to MSVCLCVCLSVCLYICLCLSVFVCVCVCSSVCVSVCLSICVCVSVHLSVYLSACLCVCLSVCVSVHLSVSVCISVCMSVCLSICLCLSICLCLSLFVCVCVCPSVCMSVCLSICVCLSICLCLSVFVCVCVCPSVCVSVCLSVCISVCMSVCLSICVCVCVCLSICLCPSVCMSVCVSVHLSVSVCISVCMSVCLSICVCVSVHLSVSICVSVCLCVCPSVCICLHVCVCLSVCVSVHLSVYLCVCLSVCVSVHLSVSVCISVGMSVCLSICVCVCPSVCLSVCLSVCVSVHLSVSVCISVCMCVCLSICLCLSVCLCLSVCLSVCLRVCPSVCVCLFCRCC, encoded by the coding sequence atgtctgtctgtctgtgtgtctgtctatctgtgtgtctgtacatctgtctgtgtctatctgtgtttgtctgtgtgtgcgtctgttcatctgtctgtgtgtctgtgtgcctgtctatctgtgtgtgtgtgtctgtccatctgtctgtatatctgtctgcatgtctgtgtgtctgtctatctgtgtgtgtgtctgtccatctgtctgtgtctgtctgtatatctgtctgcatgtctgtgtgtctgtccatctgtctgtgtctgtccatctgtctgtgtctatctttgtttgtctgtgtgtgtgtctgtccatctgtctgcatgtctgtgtgtctgtctatctgtgtgtgtctgtccatctgtctgtgtctatctgtgtttgtctgtgtgtgtgtctgtccatctgtctgtgtgtctgtgtgcctgtctgtctgtatatctgtctgcatgtctgtgtgtctgtctatctgtgtgtgtgtgtgtgtgtgtctgtccatctgtctgtgtccatctgtgtgtatgtctgtctgtgtgtctgtccatctgtctgtgtctgtctgtatatctgtctgcatgtctgtgtgtctgtctatctgtgtgtgtgtgtctgtccatctgtctgtgtctatctgtgtgtctgtctgtctgtgtgtctgtccatctgtctgtatctgtctgcatgtctgtgtgtgtctatctgtgtgtgtgtctgtccatctgtctgtctatctgtgtgtttgtctgtctgtctgtgtgtctgtccatctgtctgtgtctgtctgtatatctgtcggcatgtctgtgtgtctgtctatctgtgtgtgtgtctgtccatctgtctgtctatctgtgtgtctgtctgtctgtgtgtctgtccatctgtctgtgtctgtctgtatatctgtctgcatgtgtgtgtgtctgtccatctgtctgtgtctgtctgtgtgtctctgtctgtctgtctgtctgtctgtctgtctgcgtgtctgtccatctgtctgtgtctgtctgttttgcAGATGTTGCTGA